GTGAACTGGAAAGTTATTGTTTCCTTTATATGTTAGAATTGTATGTGGTCACTCGTTTCAGATCACTTATTTGTGCAAATGATATCACTTCTATCATGGATTGCCTGAGCAGTCAGCCATAGCATAGGCAAAATTCCTGTTTCCTGTTGCCAAGataaaaacaccctaacaaacCCAGCAGTGTTGGTGCATATGTCTTTAATTCCaatacttgggaaacagaggcaaagacaggtggatttctgcatttgaggccagtctggtctacagagtgagttccagggaagccagggctaaacaaaacaaccaaaagcaactaaAGTATTTGACTCACAATTCTGGGTTGCAATCCATCATTGTGGGGGAGTCAAGGTGACAGAAATCTGGAGCTGCTTGTTATGTTCAAGGAAACTGTACAAACCGATGGAACTCTGGTCTCAGTATTAAAGGAATAGTTTAGTGAATGCACACCCAGGACTGATCGATCAATCAGGGATACAACCTAGACTCGGGGAGCTAAGACTGCGACCCCAAATACTTCCCAGGGCcagtttataaaggcaaaacccacaatgAGCTCATATGCAGGTATAGAAAGGGCTGCAAGggggtgctggaaagatggctcagcatttaagagcactgactactcttccagaggtcttgagttcaattcccagtaaccacatggtggctcacaaccatctgtccatctgtaatgggatctgatgccctcttctgatgtgacAGAGACAGTggactcacataaataaaataaatattttttaaaaaagaaagggctGCAGGGTGGTTGGTTCTTACTTAAGCTATTTGACagtttagacataacagttcaaaTTGATCTTTAATTTGATTGGTCCTAAGTGGAGCCTTTGGTTGTGGAGTTTCTTAAGAATAACAAGCCTTATAACAGGATATGTGGTCAACTTGATCCTGCTCTGAGTCAAACTATTTTCTGTGTCAGGAATAATATGAAATGGTTGGCAGGCACGTAACAGCATGGCTACAGCTGCCCTAGGGAGCAGGCCTCAACATGGCTAGTCACATTCCACCCACAGTCAGGAGAAGACAGGGATGATTCATACATCCGAGTAAAAGTTTACTTtttccactctttttttttttttccccttcccttctccctctcgctCCAGCCCTGAATGCTCTGGCCGCCgctcactgtagctgtcttcagataccccataagagggcatcagatctcatttcgggtagttgtgagccaccatgtggttgctgggatttgaatatatgatctccagaagagcagtcattgctcttaaccactgagccatctcaccagccccctgcTTTTTCCATTCTTATAAAGCCCCTTTCCTAGGGAATGGTAACACTTACAGTGGTCAATGTCTTTTCACTAAGATTagcccccacagacatgcccataggccaacTTAATTTAGACAGTCACTGAGATTCCCTTTCTAGGCAActactttgtgtcaagttaacaaagtTAACtttgtttataagaaaaataaaaatctggtggcacatgcctttaatcccagcacttgggaggcagaggcaggcagatttctgagtttgaggccagcctggtctactgagtgagttccaggacagccaaggctatacagagaaaccctgtctcgaaaaacaaaaacaaaaacaaaaaaaaagagagagagagagagagagaaagaaaaaagaaaaaaagaaaaaaagaaaaaagaaaaatctttgagACCATCTCAttttatagctcaggctagcctcaaactacactgaccttcctgcctcagcctcttcagtTGTGAGGTTAGACAGGAAGGACTATGTCCAGccgatttacatttttttctttttagatttatttattttatttacgagtacactgtagctgtcttcagacacaccagaagaaggcatccaatctcattacagatggttgggagctaccatgtggttgctgggatttgaactcaggacccctggaagagcagtcagtgctcttaaccgctgagccatctctccagccccgccgatttacatttttgttttgtttttgttgagataTGGTTTATCTGTGTTATAGCTCCTGATGTCCTCTCCGGGCCCATCTATGTTTTTATTGGTATCTAATTATACATAGGTCCTGGGGATATAAACTCCAGTCCTCACACTTGCAGGGCAAGCTCGTTAGCTGCTGGGCCCCTGTGTGATGAAAATGTATTGAAAACGTTATTTCAGAAGATAAAGCTATTCGATCCCCTGGTTGACATCACACTCCCTGGTTCCCTAACATCCTTAAGCAAAGGACTGCATGTCAGGCAGCTGGTTGTGCTACCCTTATGCCCATACTGGCTGTTTCGAACAGTCCACAGATGTGCAGAGCTAAAATATAACCTCATTCTAAGAGGCGTGGCTTCAGCAATGACTGTTTAAACAGTTTTGGGAAGGTCTTTCCCAGCAGCCTCTTGTGCCAAGTTGGAGGAGCACGTCCCTTTACAGTCTAGCAAAGGAGACTGTGACTGGTACAAACAGTGCCTTGGCTGGTGTTACCATCATCCTTCATTTGCATAATGACCTATCCTGATTGGTGCAAACACCGCACGTCTTAGAGGAATATTATATTAGCTGTATTAGGCTGCTTGGCCCACTGTGTAAACAGGCTGGAAAACACCTTTTGAGAGATACATGTGTACAGCAGATTGATCTCAAACATGACCTTGGAATTCTGAATCCCTaactcagcttcctaagtgccgAGATTATATCTGGCAGGAGTTTTTATACCATCCCACTGTAGTAGTCCAGGCTGAatttgaactcactgagatctacctacctctgcatcccaagtgttggtattaaaggtatataccaccaccATGCTCATCCTTTTTCACCTACTTTCTTGGTTGGGATGGGCTGGTatggcaaagaaagaaatgatagcAGTAGAGACAAGGAGACACTGGGGCAGAGCTGCAACAGAGGccgagatgggggtggggcagcagtTGTAGAAACAGAGGCTTTAatgtctctttattttattttatctatttatttatttatttatttgtttttggttttccttgtgtagtcttggctgtcctggaactcactctgtagaccaggctggcctcgaactcagaaatcttcctgcctctgcctcccaagtgctgggattaaaggcgtgtgccaccactgcctggggaAACAGAGGCTTTAAGAGGCAAGGGTCTTAGCCTTTTCTCAGAAACTATCACTAGCCACTGTCAAAGGCTGGGAAATCTGGACAGTTAGGCCTACACAAGAGCTAACCACTTGCCACTGTAGCCCGAAGGGTCCCAGTCGGTATCTAAGGCTGCACAGGATCTAGAACCGTTGCAGCTCCTCGCTGTCTCCTTTGCTGTCAGAAGTAAAGGGTTACAAAACCTGCCAAGGACCAGCCCTGAAAAAAACTCCTAACTCAAGATTTCTATTTTGAAAGAGCAAGGACCCCAGGCAGCTAATTGCTAACAGAGGCACAAGAAGCACCAAATAGAACACTTTCCCAGAACAGACCCCAATACTGAAATTATCTTCTGCTAGGGTTGTGTAACTAAGAAGGCCAGTGTCCTGCCATCTGTGCTAATAAATGTGCCCGTAGAAGGTAATAATATGGAATCATTGAGGAGTAAAAAACCCCAGAGAGGTATGGGAGAAACCGAACAGCGTTCTACTAGAGAGCTGTGCAGCAGTGTCTGTCGCCAGGGTCTTCAAACTTGCAAACTATAGATTCATTTATCAGTTCCCTTTGCCCAAGCCTGCTTGACTCAGACTTCTGTCACTGGAGAGGTCCTAACACACATGCCCTAAAGTTAGCCCCTCTGCAAAGTCAGAGGCTGGTCCAAAGCTGCCTTCTCACCGCGGAGTCCTGCGCCATCTGGTTCCGCCATCTGgttccaggaagcagaaacagaatctGAACCcaggtggtttgtttgtttgttttagatttatttattttatgtatatgagtacactgtagttgtcttcagacacaccagaagagggcgtcagatcccattacacatggttgtgagccaccatgtggttgcttggaaactgaactcaggacctctggaaaagcagtcagtgctcttaaccactgatccatctctccaactctgaaTCCAAGGTTAAAAGGCAGCAGCAAACACTCTGGACACCAGGAGCACAGGCTTCCGAGTTACGCTCCAAATTTTGCGTGCTAGCCGCGTGGTTCTGATGCCTGACAAAGCAAACACCCAGTAGGCAGCCGGAAAAGTTCTGCAAGGatttagtggtggtggtggtgctggtggtggtggtagtggtgggaaGGGAAGACACAACTGCACCAGCTCTGACCCTAGGAGAAAGCCCAATACTGTGGCCCACAATGCCTCGCGCCAAGGCCGGCCCCGCCCCCTTCGGCTGGGTTCTTAACCACTTCCGCTTTTCCGGTAGTAGCTCTCGTTTGAGAAGCGACTGCTGGTGGCATGCGGGGACCGGGAGTAGGTTCGGGGCTCTCTGATGAGCGACGGTTGTCAGAGCAGGAGGCTGGCGCGGACACGGAGGCGGCGGAACTGCTGCCCTTCCTGGTGCCGGGAGCGCGAGCAGATCTGCAGGCGGCCGCGGCGCAGCATGTGCTGGCGCTGACTGGTGCGGGCTCGGGCCGCACGCTGTTGGCAGGACAGACAGCATTGTTGCGGGCTTTGGTCGACCTTGCGGTGGCCCCGGCCCCAGCTCCTTCCCGCGATGCCTCCCGCGCGCTCGTTAACTTGGCTGCTGATCCCGGTCTGCACTGGCAGCTGCTGGCGGCGGACCCGGAGCTGCCTGCCCGCCTGCTGCGTCGCGTGTTGGACCCTCAATGGCCCTGGGCTGAAGAGGCGGCTGCAGTGCTGGCCAACCTGAGTCGCGAGCCTGCTCCGTGTGCTGCGTTAATGGAGAAGCTGATGGCCGCTGAGCCGGAGCGGCTGGGTCTGGAGCGGCTTGTCAACGCACTGTGCATGCCTAGCTACAACGCGGCCGCACCCCTGCATTACCTGGGGCCGCTGCTCTCCAACCTTAGCCAGCAGGCGGAGGTGCGTGCTTTTCTCCTGGACCCGGACAGGTGAAACCCAGTCGCCTGCGCGGgcgggacgggacgggacgggacgggacgggacgggagTGGAAGTGAACAAGAACAGCAGTGAATATCCTCTTCCAACAGGTGCGTGGTCCAACGGCTGCTGCCTCTCACCCAGTACACAGACTCCTCGGTGCGCAGGGGCGGGGTGGTGGGAACACTTCGGAATTGCTGTTTCGAACATCGTGAGTGACAAAGAGGGGGTTGTGCCATTGCTAAGGTGGGGGACTGGACCCTAGGAACCCAACGGACCAATCTTCTGAACCTCTTATTTGTCCCCACCTCCAGGACACCACAAGTGGTTACTCGGGCCCCAAGTTGACATTCTCCCCTTCTTGCTACTGCCCTTGGCTGGGCCTGAAGAGTTTTCCGAGGAAGAAATGGACCGTGAGTGACTTGGGTTGTTGCCCTAGGGATGTCTGGGCTAGACGGAAGACTAGAGGAGGAGATGGGAAAATGTGCAAGTCTGGAGTCTCTTCAGCGACCTTTAAGGAGGGGGTCATTACAGACACACATGATGCTCGTCCAGGCAGAGCAGGGCTTGggtgtccagcacagggatcaaTAGGTTCCTATCCTCACTCCTAGAGCTGCCTGTTGACCTGCAGTACTTGTCACCAGACAAGCAACGGGAGCCGGATGCTGACATCCGGAAGATGCTCATTGAAGCCATCATGTTGGTGAGCAGGGGCCCGTGATGTTAATGCCTCTCCACAATTCCTATCGGCATCTGAGTAACCTTTTCCACCTTCCTAGCTGACAGCCACTGCACCCGGTCGGAAGCAGGTACGGGACCAGGGTGCTTACTTGGTCCTTCGAGAGCTATACAGCTGGGAGCCAGAGCCGGATGTGCGACTGGCTTGTGAGAAGCTT
The window above is part of the Arvicanthis niloticus isolate mArvNil1 chromosome 13, mArvNil1.pat.X, whole genome shotgun sequence genome. Proteins encoded here:
- the Hgh1 gene encoding protein HGH1 homolog isoform X1, encoding MRGPGVGSGLSDERRLSEQEAGADTEAAELLPFLVPGARADLQAAAAQHVLALTGAGSGRTLLAGQTALLRALVDLAVAPAPAPSRDASRALVNLAADPGLHWQLLAADPELPARLLRRVLDPQWPWAEEAAAVLANLSREPAPCAALMEKLMAAEPERLGLERLVNALCMPSYNAAAPLHYLGPLLSNLSQQAEVRAFLLDPDRCVVQRLLPLTQYTDSSVRRGGVVGTLRNCCFEHRHHKWLLGPQVDILPFLLLPLAGPEEFSEEEMDQLPVDLQYLSPDKQREPDADIRKMLIEAIMLLTATAPGRKQVRDQGAYLVLRELYSWEPEPDVRLACEKLIQVLIGDEPEVGMENLLEVQVPEAVERQLQELDQQEQQELAQELRGKGAPRT
- the Hgh1 gene encoding protein HGH1 homolog isoform X2 — protein: MRGPGVGSGLSDERRLSEQEAGADTEAAELLPFLVPGARADLQAAAAQHVLALTGAGSGRTLLAGQTALLRALVDLAVAPAPAPSRDASRALVNLAADPGLHWQLLAADPELPARLLRRVLDPQWPWAEEAAAVLANLSREPAPCAALMEKLMAAEPERLGLERLVNALCMPSYNAAAPLHYLGPLLSNLSQQAEVRGPTAAASHPVHRLLGHHKWLLGPQVDILPFLLLPLAGPEEFSEEEMDQLPVDLQYLSPDKQREPDADIRKMLIEAIMLLTATAPGRKQVRDQGAYLVLRELYSWEPEPDVRLACEKLIQVLIGDEPEVGMENLLEVQVPEAVERQLQELDQQEQQELAQELRGKGAPRT